One Gordonia pseudamarae genomic window, TTGCCGAGTGGAGGGGCCGCATGGTCAAGGGGATCAACGGATACGCACATCTGGTCACACGCCTGATCCTGGGATTCATCTTTGTGATGCACGGCTGGCAGAAGGTGTTCGAGACCGGAACAGACCGGGTGGCACAGGATTTCGACGCGATGGGCGTCCCGTGGCCCGAGATCGCGGCGCAGTACGCGGCGTGGGTGGAGTTGCTCGGCGGTGTGGCGGTGGCGCTCGGGCTGTTGTTGCCGGTCGCGTGCGTGCTGCTGATCGTCGATATGGCGGGTGCGATCTACTTCGCTCACCTCGACGCCGGTTTCTGGACCTCGCAGGGTGGCTATGAGCTTCCGCTGGCGTTGATCGCGGGTCTGGCCGCGGTCGGTTTCGCGCAGGCGGGCACGCTGGCCGTCGACCACTTCGTCTACAAGAAGGTAAAGAGCTGACCGGTGCCGTCGTCGGTCGTCGCCGGGTGAGCGGAGCGACGGGGGGTGTCCGGGTGAGCGGAGCGACGGGGGGTGTCCGGGTGAGCGGAGCGACGGGGGGTGTCCGGGTGAGCGGAGCGACGGGGGACATCCGGGTCAGCGCAGCGCGCCCGCCGCGGCCCGGATGTCGTCGGAGGTGATGGTGGTCAGTTCCTCGGCGTCGGGTGCTTGACCGTCGATGTCGGCGAACAGGCGCAGGTCGCGGTGCCGGGAGGCGCTCTCGATGAGGTTGCGCACGAAGCGGGCGTTGCCGAACGAGGGGTCTTTGAGGCGGCCCTGGGCGTCGAGTACGGCGAGCACGTTCTCCAGGACGCCGTAGGCGTTGCGGGTGAGCCGGTCGCCCGACGACGCGGCCATCGAGTCGGCGATCTTGATCAGGTCGGTCGCCGTGTACGAGGCGAAGTCGATGGTGGTGGTGAAGCGTGAGCGCAGTCCGGGGTTGGAGTCGAGGAAGCGCTGCATGGGTTCGGGGTAGCCGGCGGCGATCACCACGAACCGGTCGCGGTCGTCCTCCATCCGTTTGAGGATGGTGTCGATGGCTTCGGTGCCGTACGGGTCACCGTCGGTGAAGCCCTCGGTGTGCAGGGCGTATGCCTCGTCGATGAACAGCACCCCGCCCATCGCCTCGTCGAGTTTGGCTTTGGTCCGGGCGACGGTGTGCCCGTGGTACTGCCCGATGAGGCCGGATCGGTCCACTTCGACAACGTGCCCGCCGTCGAGGATGCCGAGTGCCTTGTAGAGGCGGGCGATGATGCGGGCGATGGTGGTCTTGCCGGTACCGGGTGGGCCGGTGAACACGAAGTGTTCGGTCATCCGGGGTTGGGGTAGGCCCGCGTCGCGGCGGGCGATCTGGGCGCGGGTCTGCGCCATGATGATCATGACCTGGCGTTTGATGGACTGCTGCCCGACCTGGCTGTTGAGGTCGGCGAGCACTGCTTCGAGTGTGTCGCCGGCGCCGGTTTGTCGGGCTTCGGTGTCGGGTTGTCCGGTGTTTTCGTCGGTGGGGGCGGGCGGTCCGGGTGCGTCGGAGACGGCCGCCGCGGCCCGGGTGACGGTGATCCGGGGTGCCGACTCGCGCCCGGCCATCGCCTCCTTGAGGCCGGGCAGGTCGGGCCGCAGCGCGAACGCGTGATGGAAGTCGTTCATCGCCGCGTCCTCGGTGTCTTCGGCGCGGGCGATCAGGCCGCGCACCAGCAGGGCCTCGGCGTGGATCTGCGGCAGGAACTCCTGCTCGAGCAGCGAGGTCAGATAGCCTTTGGCCGGGGCCATCGCGCCGACCTCGGCCAGCAGGATCGCGCTCAGCAGCCGCGCCGACGCGTCGAGGTACTTGTCGTGGCCCATCACCCCGCGCAGTGCGGTGATGGCGTTGTCGCGGTCGCCGGTGACGTAGGCGTGGTAGCCGCGCAGGTAGATACCCTGCTCGGTGTCGGCGGCGATCCGGCCGATGGCGGTGTACGCGAGGTTGTGTTCCTTGTTGTTCAGGTGCGACGCGGCGATCGCCGACCACAGGTCGGTGTGATTGCGCAGCCGGTAGGTGACGTACGGGCCGATCACGAACCGGGAGTCGAGGCTGACCCGGGTACGCCGACGTTCCTCGCCGAAGCGGTGTTCGTACCGGGCCATCTGCTCGAGTGCCTCGTCGGAGCGATGCGAGAGCGCGTGCAAGCCGAGCCAGCCGTCGGCCATACCCTCATCAAGGGTGACAGCGTGTTCGAATTGCATCGTGGCCGACGCGGTGCGCCCCGAGCGGTACGCCTGCGCCCCGGCCAGCCATGCCGTTCGTGCCCGGCCCTGATCGCGCATGTGCGTACCGGCCCCCTTCCTGAACGTGTGGCAGCTGTGGTCAATGTAGGCCACTGGTGCGGGACACGAAACTCCACACGCCGCGTGTTAAGCAGCATCTCAGCCGGGTTCCATGTACTCCTGACGCTGGTCTGGATGAAATACGATCGCCCTTCGGGGAGCTATTTGATCTAGATTGACTTCTGGATCAAATAGAGGAGGGTGGTAGGTGGCCTATCGCACACTGAAGGCAGTTTTTCACATCAAGGATCGGGCTGCCGCCGACGCCGAGGAGACGGCACGCCGGAGCTCGCCCGCCACCATCACCTGGGATTTCTCCATCGGCGACCACGCGATGTTCTGTCTCGTGACACCGGAGATCGCGGTGCTCATCGAGCGTGTCATGTCTCTGGAGTCGACGATCCGCGGTCGGTGGTCGGCGCTGCCGGGTGTGGCTCGCGCGCACTACCTCGACTCGATGATCGTCGAGGAGATCCAGGCCACCAACGAGATCGAGGCCGTTCATTCGTCGCGCCAGGAAATCACTGAGGCACTCGATGCACTCAGGGAGGACGACACAATCGGAACTCGAAGGTTCAAGGAGGTGGCCCGCCTCTACTTGAGTCTCGGGGACGAGTCGGTGACCAGTCCGAGTGACCTGGATGACCTCCGGTCGATGTACGACTCGGTGACCGCCGGTGAGGTACGTGAGGAGGACGCGCCCGACGGCGAGCGATTCCGGAAAGGCCCGGTCACGGTCACCTCGGGTCAGAAGGCCGTGCACTCGGGGGTCGTTCCCGAATCGGCGATCAACGCAGGTCTGACAACCATGCTCGAACAGTCTCGTGACGACGAGATTCCGCAGCTCGTCCGTGCCGTGGTCGCCCACTTCATCTTCGAAAATGTCCACCCGTTCTACGACGGCAACGGCAGGACTGGCCGCTTCCTGCTGGCTGTCGAACTCAGTCGGTCGCTGACGCCGATCGCCTGGCTGTCTTTGTCGGCGACGATCGCCGATGACAAGGACCGCTACTATCGCGCGTTCGCCGACGCCGAGAATCCTCTCAACCGTGGCGACATCACCCCCTTCGTGGTGACGATGTTGGAGATCATCGCGTCGGCGCAGAGCCGCCTGGACTCTGATCTCGTCGACCGACTGACCAGGTTGCGTATGCTTTCCGATGTCATCGCCGAGCAGGTACCCGGCGACGATCCCACCAGGGACATCGTGTACATGGTCGGTCAGGGTGTCCTGTTCGGTCCGGGCGGCACGATCACGTTGGACGAGATCGCCAACGCGTCGGGGAAGTCGAAACAGTTCATCCGCAAACGAATCCAGGCCCCGATCGACGACGGCATCATCGAGACTGTCTCGCGCCGCCCCCTCCGATTCCGCCTGTCGGCACGCTGGCGGAACGAAGTAGGTATCTGATTTCCCGCTTTCCTGATGGCATGGCGAAGGTGGCCGCTCAGAGTCGTTTCGGGCGGGGTTGTAACCCGCGGCCGATGTAGAGATCACCTCCAAGCGCGGCAACGCGGTGCTGATGTCGCTCGCGCAGTACGAGGCGCTGCAGGAGACGGCGTACCTGTTGCGTTCGCCCGCGAACGCACGGCGTCTGCTGGAGTCGATGGTGCAGGCCGAAGCCGGTCAACTCGTCGAGCATGAGCTGGATACCGACGACTGATGCGTCTGGTCTTCACGCCGCGTGGCTGGGAGGACTGCACCCACTGGCAGACCGCCGATCGGCAGAAGCTCACACGGATCAATCGGCTGATCACCGAGACCCTGCGCGAACCATCCGGCGGTATCGGAAAACCGGAACCCCTGCGTCAGGCGCTCACCGGCCTGTGGTCACGCCGTATCGACGACGAGCATCGTCTCGTCTACCAGGTCGACGGCGACGACCTGATCATCCTCAAGGCCCGCTACCAGTACGAATGACTCCCGCGTCGCAGGTCTGCGACATGGGAACGTCAGGGGTCTGTGCGCATCGCTGCGACGGGGATGGCCAGCGCGCGACGGCGGCTCGTCAGTGTTGACCGGGTGCTTGCGGGCAGTCACGACGCGGTGAACCCGCTGATCTCGAAGCCGATGACGATTGCGGCAACCGCGATTCCCACAGGTACTGCGGCGAACAGGTACCCGTGCCCGAGGGATCGGTATCGCCTGTTGAGCAGGAGTAGCAGGCCGGGTGCCGCCACGGCGGCGATCGAGACGGCCCAAGATGCCCAATACCCCAATGAGGCATTGGCCGCGTTATATCCAGGCGAGCCGGGTCGCAGGCTTGGACCCACGATATCGAGTGCGCCCTGGGTACGGAGCGTGACCGGTGCGTAGACCGCGATTGCGACTGCAAGTCCGATCCCGAGCCCTGCGACGAACAGCCAGAGCAGTCGGTCATCCGAGGTGCTGTTCGTCTGCCCGGTGTCTCTTCGGCTGGGAGACAACGTCATCGGGTTACCTCGGCTTCCGTGTTCGTTTCATCGGCGCGCGATCGCTCGGCGAACGGATTCATCCCGATTGTCGGCGAGAATCTGTATCAGCGGAGTGACATTGCTATCAGACTTGCCGACGCCATTGTCGCGCGAATCGTTGACAGGACGCGGCAGCGGCTAACCCGACCAGGGGGCGATCGGATTGCCCTGCCAGCGGGTGTGGGCGGGGACTACGTCGCCGCGCATCACCAGCGACGCCGGGCCGACGGTTGCGGACTCGCCGAGGCCCGATGCGGGGAGGGCCACACAGTGCGGACCGAGTGTCGCGCCCGCTTCCAACGTCACGTGGTCCATCGCCATGACACGGTCGTGGAACAGGTGCGTCTGCACGACGCAGCCTCGTTGCACGGTGGCGCCGTCGCCGAGGGTCACCAGGTCGGCTTCGGGTAGCCAGTACGTCTCGCACCACACGCCGCGGCCGATCTTGGCCCCGAGCATCCGCAGCCACACATTCAAGATCGGGGTGCCGGTGGCGGCATTGGCGAACCAGGGTGCGGCGACGGTTTCGACGAACGCGTCCGACAGTTCGTTGCGCCACACGAACGGACTCCACAGGGGCTGCTCGGACACCGGAATCTTACCGACGACCAGCCACTTCGCGGCCGCGGCGATGCAGCAGGCGGCGGCACCGGCCACCAACAGCAGCAGTCCGGACACCGCGCCCGCGACGACGATAGTGCTGTGGAAGGCGATGTATTGCAGGCCCAGCAGCATGAAAATTCCGAGCCCGAACGACACCATCACCGGGATGAGGCGCAGCGTCTCGATGATCGCGCGGGCCACCTTGAGTTTCGTCGGCGGATCGAAGGTGCGGGAGGTGTCGCCCGATGCGGAGGTGCGCCGCAGCCGGACGGGCGGGCTGCCCAGCCAGCTCGACCCCGATTTGGCCTTCTCCGGGGTCGCCGACAGCACCGCGACCAGGGAGTTCTTCGGCACCTTACGGCCGGGGCCGGTGATACCGGAGTTGCCGAGGAAGGAGCGTTTGCCCACCTTGGCGTCGTCGATGTGCAGCCACCCGCCGCCGAGCTCGTAGGAGGCGACCATGGTGTCGTCGGCGAGGAAGGCGCCGTCGTCGATGGTGGTGAACTTGGGCAGCACCAGCGCGGTGGAGATCTCGGTGCCTCTGCCCACCTTCGCGCCGAGCGCCCGGAACCAGACCGGGGTGAGCAGGCTCGCGTACAGCGGGAACAGGTAGGTGCGGGCCGAGTCGAGGAGGCGTTCGGTGAACCACACCTGCCATCCGACACGTGAGCGCACCGGGTGATAGCCCTTGGTCATCCCGAGCGAGAGCAGCCGCACCGATATCAGCGTGATCAGTGCGAACACCGCGAGCGAGACGATCGCGGCGACGGGCAGCAGGATCAGCGCGCGCACCATCACATCGCGCAACCGGTCGGCGTACAGCGCCCACGTGCCGATCACCGCCAGACCCGCGCCGAGGGAGATCAGCGGTACCGCGGCCAGGAAGAGCGAGGACAGGATGTACAGCGGCACCCACCAGCTGCGCCGGTCGGGGCGGCGGTCGGGCCACGGATGCGAGGCCTTGCCCTCCTTCTTGGCCGGGGAGCCGGCCCAGTGCTGGCGGGCCTTGACCTTGCCGAACACCGCGGATCCGGCCGCCACCTCGGCGTCGCGGCCGATCACCGAACCGGGCATGAGGGTGGAGCGGGCGCCGATCGTTGCGCCCGGTTTGATCACGATCTCACCGATATGCACCACGTCGCCGTCGATCCACCAGCCGGCCAGATCCACCTCCGGTTCGATGGACGCGCCGTCGCCGACGGTCAACAGGCCGGTGACCGGCGGGATGGTGTGCAGGTCGACGCCGTGGCCGACGGACGCGCCGAGTGCCCGGGCCAGATGGATCATCCACGGTGCACCCGACAGGTTGGCGGCACCGCTGGCCTCCAGCAGC contains:
- a CDS encoding DoxX family protein is translated as MVKGINGYAHLVTRLILGFIFVMHGWQKVFETGTDRVAQDFDAMGVPWPEIAAQYAAWVELLGGVAVALGLLLPVACVLLIVDMAGAIYFAHLDAGFWTSQGGYELPLALIAGLAAVGFAQAGTLAVDHFVYKKVKS
- a CDS encoding AAA family ATPase, whose protein sequence is MRDQGRARTAWLAGAQAYRSGRTASATMQFEHAVTLDEGMADGWLGLHALSHRSDEALEQMARYEHRFGEERRRTRVSLDSRFVIGPYVTYRLRNHTDLWSAIAASHLNNKEHNLAYTAIGRIAADTEQGIYLRGYHAYVTGDRDNAITALRGVMGHDKYLDASARLLSAILLAEVGAMAPAKGYLTSLLEQEFLPQIHAEALLVRGLIARAEDTEDAAMNDFHHAFALRPDLPGLKEAMAGRESAPRITVTRAAAAVSDAPGPPAPTDENTGQPDTEARQTGAGDTLEAVLADLNSQVGQQSIKRQVMIIMAQTRAQIARRDAGLPQPRMTEHFVFTGPPGTGKTTIARIIARLYKALGILDGGHVVEVDRSGLIGQYHGHTVARTKAKLDEAMGGVLFIDEAYALHTEGFTDGDPYGTEAIDTILKRMEDDRDRFVVIAAGYPEPMQRFLDSNPGLRSRFTTTIDFASYTATDLIKIADSMAASSGDRLTRNAYGVLENVLAVLDAQGRLKDPSFGNARFVRNLIESASRHRDLRLFADIDGQAPDAEELTTITSDDIRAAAGALR
- a CDS encoding Fic family protein, whose protein sequence is MAYRTLKAVFHIKDRAAADAEETARRSSPATITWDFSIGDHAMFCLVTPEIAVLIERVMSLESTIRGRWSALPGVARAHYLDSMIVEEIQATNEIEAVHSSRQEITEALDALREDDTIGTRRFKEVARLYLSLGDESVTSPSDLDDLRSMYDSVTAGEVREEDAPDGERFRKGPVTVTSGQKAVHSGVVPESAINAGLTTMLEQSRDDEIPQLVRAVVAHFIFENVHPFYDGNGRTGRFLLAVELSRSLTPIAWLSLSATIADDKDRYYRAFADAENPLNRGDITPFVVTMLEIIASAQSRLDSDLVDRLTRLRMLSDVIAEQVPGDDPTRDIVYMVGQGVLFGPGGTITLDEIANASGKSKQFIRKRIQAPIDDGIIETVSRRPLRFRLSARWRNEVGI
- a CDS encoding Txe/YoeB family addiction module toxin, with the protein product MRLVFTPRGWEDCTHWQTADRQKLTRINRLITETLREPSGGIGKPEPLRQALTGLWSRRIDDEHRLVYQVDGDDLIILKARYQYE